Proteins from a single region of Echeneis naucrates chromosome 14, fEcheNa1.1, whole genome shotgun sequence:
- the LOC115054674 gene encoding olfactory receptor 52D1-like: MKNLSEVTSFYLSDYYGMENTKPAYFCLFLIIYVTIITENVVLIAVVYREKSLHEPMYLLLCNLAVNGLYGSSALLPALLNKLLSHSYEISLPLCQVQIYAIHTFAITEFTILAVMSYDRYLAICYPLVYHAIMSHRLVKLIVFMWFYPMLAFFSLFIFTLQLRYCDRTIEKVYCMNYLLVRLACTDTFVVNIVGLLSVVLYTIPQLIMIFYSYAHILKICLMSFSRSRLKALRTCIPHLLAISNYSIGCFLEIAQSRFNVSHLSYEAKLFLSLYFLIFPAILNPAIYGLSVQVMRAQLFKMFSRYK, from the coding sequence ATGAAAAATCTCTCTGAGGTGACATCTTTTTATCTGTCTGATTACTATGGGATGGAAAATACAAAGCCAGCCTATTTCTGCCTGTTCCTGATTATATATGTAACTATTATTactgaaaatgttgtgttaatCGCTGTGGTCTATCGGGAGAAAAGCCTACATGAGCCAATGTATTTGCTTTTGTGTAACCTGGCTGTGAACGGTTTGTATGGAAGCTCTGCCTTACTGCCAGCTCTCCTGAACAAGCTGCTGTCACACTCTTATGAGATATCTCTACCACTGTGCCAGGTACAGATCTATGCCATACACACGTTTGCTATCACTGAATTCACAATTCTAGCAGTGATGAGTTATGACCGATACTTGGCCATTTGTTACCCGCTGGTGTATCATGCAATCATGTCACACAGACTTGTTAAACTCATTGTTTTCATGTGGTTTTACCCAATGCTGGCATTTTTTtcgcttttcattttcactcttcAGCTGAGATATTGTGACAGAACCATAGAAAAGGTGTATTGTATGAATTACTTGCTTGTGAGACTTGCTTGTACAGACACATTTGTTGTTAACATAGTTGGCTTACTATCTGTAGTTCTGTATACAATACCCCAACTTATCATGATCTTTTATTCATATGCACACATACTGAAGATATGTTTAATGTCATTCAGCAGATCTAGACTTAAAGCCCTCCGAACTTGCATCCCTCACTTGCTAGCGATAAGTAACTACTCTATCGGGTGCTTTTTGGAAATAGCACAAAGCCGATTCAATGTTAGCCACCTGTCTTATGAGGCAAAGTTATTTTTATCTCTGTACTTTTTGATATTCCCAGCCATCCTTAATCCAGCAATTTACGGTTTAAGTGTCCAAGTGATGAGAGCACAACTGTTTAAGATGTTCAGCAGGTACAAATGA
- the rnf167 gene encoding E3 ubiquitin-protein ligase RNF167, which produces MGDLGVWSLGAQFTVSILVFCSILVPSTTHAYIYAHYSNMTSMLFEDLPALFGSPLPRDGLMGVLVVSRPLNGCTPIDPPPPLPPSYDANTTKFIVLIKRNECNFDIKVLHAQRAGFDAAIVHNVHSDTLLNMNYSNVTIAEEIEIPSVFTSYYASQILRNFIIPEQGAYVILKPEFAFPLSYYLIPFTGVIGMIILVMFVVLIVQCVRYRKRLRKNRLSKEQLKQIPTHRFSKGDDYDLCAICLDEYEEGDKLRVLPCSHAYHTKCVDPWLTQTKKTCPVCKQRVTRNNPEHSESESEEETGGREEEGTEGEADSERTPLLRSSNPGSPSGIPGAYSATTTATTAQCLASPARCDSPILGYEGYYSPQEDTDSESDDSGEDRHPTDDDTAQLIVTKKEKSACASMRSVRVMPDIQLICA; this is translated from the exons ATGGGAGACCTTGGTGTGTGGTCTTTGGGAGCTCAATTTACTGTCTCAATATTGGTTTTCTGCAGCATACTGGTGCCCTCAACCACACATGCCTATATCTATGCT cATTATAGCAATATGACCTCCATGTTGTTTGAGGACCTACCTGCCTTGTTTGGTTCTCCACTACCCAGGGATGGACTAATG GGAGTTTTGGTAGTGTCCCGTCCACTTAATGGCTGCACACCAATagaccctcctcctccactgccaCCATCTTATGATGCAAATACCACCAAATTCATTGTTCTCATCAAACGCAATGAATGCAACTTTGACATAAAG GTCTTGCATGCACAGAGAGCTGGATTTGATGCTGCAATCGTTCATAATGTGCATTCTGACACTCTGCTCAATATGAACTACAGCAACG taaCTATCGCAGAGGAAATTGAGATCCCTTCAGTCTTCACAAGTTACTATGCCTCTCAAATTCTCAGAAATTTCATAATTCCTGAACAAGG GGCCTATGTGATCCTCAAGCCGGAGTTTGCCTTCCCACTCTCCTATTACCTTATTCCCTTCACTGGAGTGATTGGCATGATCATTCTTGTGATGTTTGTTGTATTG ATTGTGCAATGTGTGCGGTACAGAAAAAGGTTGAGGAAAAATCGTTTATCTAAGGAACAGCTGAAGCAAATTCCAACCCACAGGTTCAGCAAAG GGGATGACTATGATCTGTGTGCAATATGTTTGGATGAGTATGAAGAAGGAGACAAGCTGCGTGTTTTACCTTGTTCCCATG CATACCACACCAAGTGTGTTGACCCGTGGCTCACTCAGACCAAGAAGACGTGTCCTGTGTGCAAACAACGTGTCACTCGGAACAACCCAGAGCactctgagtctgagtctgaggaggaaactggagggCGTGAGGAGGAAGGAACAGAGGGGGAAGCAGACTCAGAGCGCACTCCTCTGCTTCGGTCCTCTAACCCTGGGTCCCCTTCAGGGATTCCAGGTGCTTATTCAGCTACCACCACCGCCACTACTGCCCAGTGCCTCGCATCTCCTGCGCGCTGTGACTCTCCCATCCTGGGATATGAAGGTTACTACTCACCCCAGGAGGACACAGACTCAGAAAGTGATGACTCAGGAGAAGACAGACATCCCACTGACGATGACACTGCTCAGTTAATTG TgacaaaaaaggagaagagcGCTTGTGCTTCCATGCGTTCAGTGCGAGTAATGCCAGATATCCAGCTTATTTGTGCTTGA
- the LOC115054559 gene encoding olfactory receptor 63-like, which produces MENTKPAYFCLFLIIYVTIITENVVLIAVVYREKSLHEPMYLLLCNLAVNGLYGSSALLPALLNKLLSHSYEISLPLCQVQIYAIHTFAITEFTILAVMSYDRYLAICYPLVYHAIMSHRLVKLIVFMWFYPMLLFLSLYFLIFPALLNPAIYGLSVQVMRAQLFKMFSRYK; this is translated from the exons ATGGAAAATACAAAGCCAGCCTATTTCTGCCTGTTCCTGATTATATATGTAACTATTATTactgaaaatgttgtgttaatCGCTGTGGTCTATCGGGAGAAAAGCCTACATGAGCCAATGTATTTGCTTTTGTGTAACCTGGCTGTGAACGGTTTGTATGGAAGCTCTGCCTTACTGCCAGCTCTCCTGAACAAGCTGCTGTCACACTCTTATGAGATATCTCTACCACTGTGCCAGGTACAGATCTATGCCATACACACATTTGCTATCACTGAATTCACAATTCTAGCAGTGATGAGTTATGACCGATACTTGGCCATTTGTTACCCGCTGGTGTATCATGCAATCATGTCACACAGACTTGTTAAACTCATTGTTTTCATGTGGTTTTACCCAATGCTG TTATTTTTATCTCTGTACTTTTTGATATTCCCAGCCCTCCTTAATCCAGCAATTTACGGTTTAAGTGTCCAAGTGATGAGAGCACAACTGTTTAAGATGTTCAGCAGGTACAAGTGA
- the mogat3b gene encoding 2-acylglycerol O-acyltransferase 3b, with protein MPKIKTHWKEFLEAISVLQCVLTFLFLGVACYIFIVYLMFTWLWPLSTLYFIWLVMDWQTPERGGRRTLFMRKWKVWDHFRDYFPIKLVKTVELNPNKNYIFGCHPHGIMSFGAFSCFSTESCGFAEAFPGVKPTLLILAGLFRIPIYRDYIMGAGLLPVSKPSLVHLLSKSGKGNAAVIVIGGAAESLASSPGLNTVVVRQRKGFVRTALEVGADLVPVYSFGENELFKQMIFSEGSVGRRLQDLFKSLVGFAPCMFLGERLAFLPYRTPVTTVVGSPISIPKRITPTEEEVNHYHNLYTEALSKLFHEHKVSCGMPESHNLRII; from the exons ATGCCgaaaataaaaactcattgGAAGGAGTTTTTAGAGGCAATAAGTGTTCTTCAATGCGTACTGACTTTTCTCTTCTTAG GAGTGGCTTGTTATATCTTCATCGTGTATCTGATGTTTACCTGGTTGTGGCCACTCTCCACTCTCTACTTCATATGGCTGGTAATGGACTGGCAGACACCTGAAAGAG GGGGCAGGAGGACATTGTTTATGAGGAAGTGGAAGGTATGGGATCACTTCCGAGACTATTTTCCCATCAAA TTGGTGAAGACAGTTGAGTTGAATCCAAACAAAAACTATATCTTTGGCTGTCATCCGCATGGGATCATGAGCTTTGGAGCCTTTAGCTGCTTCAGCACAGAGAGCTGTGGCTTCGCTGAGGCCTTTCCTGGGGTCAAACCCACTCTGCTTATACTGGCCGGACTCTTCAGGATACCAATCTACAGGGACTACATAATGGGTGCAG GTCTCCTCCCAGTCAGCAAACCAAGCCTAGTCCATCTCCTCTCAAAAAGTGGGAAGGGGAATGCAGCGGTGATTGTGATAGGAGGCGCTGCTGAGTCTCTGGCATCCTCTCCTGGACTTAACACAGTTGTGGTGAGGCAGAGAAAGGGGTTTGTCAGGACGGCCCTCGAGGTTGG GGCAGACCTTGTTCCTGTTTACTCGTTTGGAGAGAATGAGCTCTTTAAGCAGATGATCTTCTCAGAGGGCAGTGTCGGTCGCAGATTACAGGACCTGTTTAAAAGCCTTGTGGGTTTCGCCCCATGTATGTTTCTCGGAGAGCGCTTGGCATTCCTGCCCTACAGGACTCCAGTTACCACCGTTG TGGGAAGTCCCATCTCCATCCCAAAGCGTATCACACCCACTGAGGAGGAGGTTAACCATTATCACAACCTTTACACGGAGGCTCTGTCCAAGTTATTCCATGAACACAAGGTCAGCTGTGGAATGCCCGAAAGCCACAATCTTCGCATTATTTAG
- the srrt gene encoding serrate RNA effector molecule homolog: MGDSDDEYDRRRRDKFRRERSDYDRSREREDRRRDDWNDREWDRGRERRSRGEYRDYDRGRRERFTPPRHDMSPQQKRMRRDWDDHGGDPYRGGYDLGYGGGGGPSYGPPQHWGHPDLHLMQPHHGIPIQARLGNIHDMDLGPPPPIMKTFKEFLLSLDDSVDETEAVKRYNEYKIDFRRQQMQDFFLAHKDEEWFRSKYHPDEASRLKAEAQSALHNRLNVFTFLMESGWFDNVSLDIEQTPAIIKVLDAAVIKMEGGTDHDLRILDLPSEEEEDREKSIPTLIGTELPKREDLKSLDSDRKPSVEKDKTEKEDSDPANTERAAAAEGEDVKEEAEKETAKEEMPEPKKQRRKRKRSGDSDDEASASESDSDSDSDSNSDSSDKHVKKEEVQEKEEEEEGEDLKQKESAEEEKKEEKKPKDDSPRPRPLHRTCSLFMRSIAPTISKAEIIALCRRYPGFLRVCLSDPHPERRFFRRCWVTFDRSVNIKEVCWNLQNIRLRDCELAPGVNRDLARRVRNVNGITQHKQVLRNDIKLAAKLIHALDDKGELWSNKPQEEGQSTELPAQNPILKNITDYLIEEVSAEEEELLGSGRGVDPEENTKEGNPTETTVERDDKLAKVLDHLILYLRIVHSIDYYNTCEYPSEDEMPNRCGMIHVRGPIPPNRITHGEVQQWQKMMEEKLSPLFSLKEILSEDEAVKMGRKDPEEEVEKFVSANTQELGKDKWLCPLSGKKFKGPEFVRKHILNKHGDKIEEVKKEVVFFNNFLMDAKRPSLPEMKLPPLPGPSPGLLSPTIPFPPQGLQGPMGFAQPRPPLMGYGGGPPYPPNQYGGGRGNYDNFRGQGGYLGKPRNIRMSRGDPRNIIEYRDLDAPDDMDFF; this comes from the exons ATGGGGGACAGTGACGACGAGTACGACCGTAGGAGGAGGGACAAATTCCGCCGGGAGCGAAGTGACTATGACCgttcgagagagagagaagacaggcGCAGGGATGACTGGAATGACAG GGAGTGGGACAGGGGCAGAGAACGACGTAGTCGTGGAGAGTATCGAGATTACGACCGAGGACGTAGGGAGAGATTCACCCCACCTCGACATGACATGAGTCCTCAGCAGAAACGCATGAGAAGAGACTG GGATGACCATGGAGGAGACCCCTACCGTGGCGGATATGACTTGGGTtatggtggtggaggggggccCAGCTATGGCCCACCACAGCATTGGGGCCACCCTGACTTGCACCTGATGCAGCCCCATCATGGTATCCCCATTCAGGCAAG GCTTGGTAACATTCATGACATGGATTTGGGTCCTCCCCCTCCAATAATGAAGACCTTTAAGGAGTTTCTTCTGTCCTTGGATGATTCTGTGGATGAGACTGAGGCAGTCAAACGCTACAATGAGTACAAGATTGATTTCCGCCGACAGCAGATGCAAGACTTCTTTTTGGCTCATAAAGATGAAGAGTG GTTCAGGTCCAAGTACCACCCAGATGAAGCCAGCCGACTTAAGGCAGAGGCCCAGAGTGCCCTGCATAACCGTCTTAATGTCTTCACGTTCCTGATGGAGAGTGGCTGGTTTGATAACGTCTCTTTGGACATTGAACAAACCCCAGCCATCATCAAAGTGCTGGATGCAG CTGTGATAAAGATGGAAGGAGGGACAGATCATGATCTTCGGATCTTGGATCTGCCatctgaagaggaagaagatagGGAAAAGTCAATACCTACTTTAATTGGTACTGAACTTCCAAAGAGAGAAGATCTCAAATCCTTGGACAGTGATCGCAAACCCTCAGTAGAGAAAGACAAAACTGAGAAG GAGGACAGTGATCCTGCCAACACAGAAAGGGCTGCTGCAGCGGAGGGGGAGGATGTGaaagaagaggcagagaaagaaactgCCAAAGAAGAAATGCCAGAACCCAAAAAG cagagaagaaagaggaagcgCAGTGGAGACAGTGATGATGAAGCGAGCGCCTCAGAGAGtgactctgactctgattcAGACTCCAACTCTGACAGTTCTGACAAACATGTGAAGAAGGAAGAGGTgcaagagaaggaggaggaagaggaaggtgaag ATTTGAAACAAAAGGAGAGCgctgaagaagagaagaaagaagaaaagaagcccAAAGATGACTCCCCCAGACCTCGGCCTCTCCACCGCACCTGCTCTCTGTTTATGAGGAGCATTGCTCCCACCATTTCAAAGGCTGAGATCATTGCT CTTTGCCGCCGATACCCTGGGTTTCTGCGTGTCTGCTTGTCTGATCCCCACCCTGAGCGCAG ATTCTTCAGACGTTGCTGGGTAACTTTTGATCGTAGTGTTAATATCAAAGAGGTCTGCTGGAACCTTCAGAACATACGA CTGCGAGACTGTGAACTGGCACCGGGGGTGAATAGAGACCTGGCCCGAAGGGTGCGTAATGTTAATGGCATCACTCAGCACAAGCAGGTGCTCCGCAATGATATCAAGCTGGCTGCAAAGCTCATTCATGCTCTGGATGACAAAGGAGAGCTGTGGAGCAACAAGCCCCAGGAAGAGGGACAGAGCACTGAG TTGCCAGCACAAAATCCCATCTTGAAGAATATCACTGATTACCTGATAGAGGAGGTGagtgctgaagaggaggagctcTTGGGCTCTGGGAGAGGTGTGGACCCTGAGGAGAACACCAAGGAAGGAAATCCTACAGAGACAACTGTGGAGAGGGATGACAAACTGGCCAAG GTTTTGGACCATCTGATCTTGTATCTCCGTATCGTGCATTCAATTGATTACTACAACACCTGTGAATACCCCAGTGAGGATGAAATGCCCAATCGCTGTGGAATGATCCATGTTCGTGGACCAATCCCTCCAAACCGCATCACACATGGagaag TGCAACAGTGGCAGAAGATGATGgaagagaagctcagtcctttGTTTAGTTTAAAAGAAATCCTGTCTGAGGATGAGGCAGTGAAGATGGGCCGCAAGGAtcctgaggaggaggtggagaagttTGTGTCAGCCAACACCCAAGAGCTGGGAAAGGACAAATGGCTTTGCCCACTTAGTGGCAAGAAATTTAAG GGCCCAGAATTTGTACGGAAGCACATCCTGAATAAACACGGGGACAAAATAGAAGAAGTGAAAAAGGAAGTGGTGTTCTTTAACAATTTCTTGATGGATGCCAAGCGACCATCACTACCGGAGATGAaacttcctcctctcccaggTCCAAGTCCAG gTTTGCTTTCTCCCACCATACCATTTCCTCCTCAAGGTCTTCAGGGTCCAATGGGCTTTGCACAGCCTCGCCCACCACTAATGGGCTATGGTG GTGGACCGCCTTACCCCCCAAACCAATATGGAGGAGGCAGAGGCAACTATGACAACTTCCGTGGGCAAGGTGGCTACCTGGGGAAGCCACGCAACATCAG AATGTCACGCGGTGATCCACGCAACATCATTGAATATCGTGACCTGGATGCACCAGATGATATGGACTTCTTTTAG